A region of Aquarana catesbeiana isolate 2022-GZ linkage group LG08, ASM4218655v1, whole genome shotgun sequence DNA encodes the following proteins:
- the LOC141104864 gene encoding uncharacterized protein isoform X1, which produces MEEFSGDMDFPIETPNNRNPPERCPRPLYSRDSTQEDHTIPHHHQGEDLMNMKVEDEVEETYVRDDQQYTEEAGMTRTFIEEDTPTEISTGHAMEKPSKDRLTLSPGCKMEDEDITGDCGGEKTMSSTMDGGLHSVDRPWNPSDSEQPRTVRDGAGIQGEETFSCSECGGSFSSELSLFVHQRSHTGESLHSGSECGKCFLHKSKLDLLSHMGEKPYSCLECGKYMQKSDQTSHTGEKPYSCPECGKLFSEKSNFTRHQRLHTGKKMHACFKCGKCFPQRSDLVIHQRSHASERPYCCPECGKGFSKKSSLNTHRRYHTGERLCSCPECGKCFSQKSKLYIHQRTHTGEKPYSCSECGKCFSQKSHLNKHQISHRGDKSFSCLECGKRYSRESALVIHRRSHTGEKPFSCPECGKCFPRKSCLTRHLRNHTTLKVY; this is translated from the exons atggaggagttttcagGAGATATGGATTTCCCAATTGAGACACCCAataacagaaacccaccagagagatgtccccgtcctctgtattcccgggattccacacaggaagatcacaccatcccccaccatcatcag ggtgaagatctgatgaacatgaaagttgaggatgaagtagaagagacgtatgtgagggatgatcagcaatatacagaggaggctggaatgacgaggacattcatagaggaggacactcctacagagatcagcacag gacacgccatggagaaaccctcaaaggatcgtctcactttatctccaggttgtaaaatggaagatgaggacatcacaggagattgtggaggagaaaagacaatgagctccactatggatggtggacttcacagtgtggatagaccatggaatccctctgactctgagcaacctcgtactgtgagggatggtgccgggaTTCAGGGGGAGGAGACATTTTCCTGTTCGGAATGTGGGGGGAGTTTTAGCTCTGAATTAAGTCTTtttgtacatcagagatctcacacgggtgaaaGCCTTCATTCtggttctgagtgcgggaaatgttttcttcATAAATCAAAACTTGACCTACTTTCTCACATGGGGGAAAAACCATATTCGTGCCTTGAGTGtggaaaatatatgcaaaaatcagATCAAacatctcacacaggggagaagccgtactcCTGCCCTGAATGTGGCAAATTATTTTCAGAGAAGTCCAACTTTACCAGACATCAGAGATTACACACTGGAAAGAAGATGCATGCTTGCTtcaagtgcgggaaatgttttccacAGAGATCAGACCTTGttatacatcaaagatctcacGCAAGCGAAAGGCCATATTgttgccctgagtgcgggaaaggtttttcaAAGAAGTCCTCTCTTAACACGCATCGTAGATATCACACCGGAGAGAGGCTCtgttcctgccctgagtgcgggaaatgtttttcgcagAAGTCCAAGCTTTATATACATCAGAggactcacacgggtgagaagccgtattcctgttcagagtgcgggaaatgtttttcacagaagtcccaccTTAATAAACATCAAATAAGCCACAGGGGAGATAAGTCATTTTcatgccttgagtgcgggaaacgttATTCAAGGGAATCAGCCCTCGTTATACATCGAAGatcccacacaggggagaagccgttttcctgtcctgagtgcggcaaATGTTTCCCACGAAAGTCTTGTCTTACCAGACATCTGAGAAACCACACCACCCTCAAGGTGTATtag
- the LOC141104812 gene encoding uncharacterized protein: MKMKEDRSHMTEKILKLTLEIIYLLTGERFPLVKSGDHMTITVPPCDSLKPERHNMQKILEVTKKMMELLTGEVPIRCQDVTVYFSMEEWEYLEGHKDLYKDVMMDNQPPLTSPDGSSNGNPPERCPRPLYSRDSTQEGQTIPHHHQSGNLKNNNIKEEYIEEDKQYGVMEKLSDLHKDMMEPPNNINPPERRSRPLYSWDYTLEDHNYAQHDQSANLGNYNISIKEEFKEEDEKYGAMEEHSDGPKDFIEPPNNGNPPERCPCPLYSWDCTQEGHIIPHHHQGEDLINLKIECEVEEEYVWDDQQYTEEAGMTRTFIEEDTPTEINTGHAMEKPSKDRLTLSPGCKMEDEDITGDCGGEKTMSSTMDGGLHSVDRPWNPSDSEQPRTVRDGAGIQGEKKISCPDCGKSFNSESSLSVNKRPHKGEGTHSCSECGKCFFTQSDLKTHYRTHTGEKPFTCPECGKGFSQKSCLTRHQKLHRGEKPHACPECGKCFARKSDVVLHRRTHTGERPYSCTECRKRFSCKSSLILHRRTHTGEKPYSCSECGKCFAQRPELVRHQKSHTMEKPFSCPQCGECFSWKACLTKHQKTHTGGY, translated from the exons ATGAAGATgaaggaggaccggagtcacatgactgagaagatactaaagctcaccctggagatcatctacctgctgaccggagag agatttcctcttgtgaagtcaggtgatcatatgaccatcacagtgcctccatgtgactccttaaaacctgagagacacaacatgcagaagattctagaagtcaccaagaagatgatggagctgctgacaggagag gttcctataaggtgtcaggatgtcactgtctatttctccatggaggagtgggagtatttagaaggtcacaaggatctctacaaggacgtcatgatggacaatcagccgcccctcacatcaccgg atggatccagtaatgggaacccaccagagagatgtccccgtcctctgtattcccgggattccacacaggaaggtcaaaccatccctcaccatcatcag agtggaaacctgaagaataataatattaaagaAGAGTATATAGAGGAGGATAAGCAGTATGGTGTGATGGAGAAACTTTCAGATctacacaaggatatgatggagccacctaataacataaacccaccagagagacgttctcgtcctctgtattcctgggattatACACTGGAAGATCACAACTATGCACAGCATGATCAG AGTGCAAACCTTGGGAATTATAATATTAGTATTAAAGAAGagtttaaagaggaggatgagaAATATGGTGCGATGGAGGAACATTCAGATGGGCCCAAGGATTTTATAGAGCCACCTAATAATGGAAACCCCCCAGAGAGATGcccctgtcctctgtattcctgggattgtacacaggaaggtcacatcatccctcaccatcatcag ggtgaagatctgattaaTCTAAAAATTGAGTGTGAAGTGGAGGAGGAGTATGTAtgggatgatcagcaatatacggaggaggctggaatgacgaggacattcatagaggaggacactcctacagagatcaacacag gacacgccatggagaaaccctcaaaggatcgtctcactttatctccaggttgtaaaatggaagatgaggacatcacaggagattgtggaggagaaaagacaatgagctccactatggatggtggacttcacagtgtggatagaccatggaatccctctgactctgagcaacctcgtactgtgagggatggtgccggaatTCAGGGGGAGAAGAAGATTTCCTGTCCTGATTGCGGAAAAAGTTTTAACTCCGAATCAAGTCTTTCTGTAAATAAGAGACCTCACAAAGGGGAGGGGacacattcctgttctgagtgcggaaaatgctTTTTTACTCAATCAGACCTCAAAACACATTACAGAacccacacgggggagaagccgtttacctgccccgagtgcgggaaaGGCTTTTCACAGAAGTCCTGCCTTACCAGACATCAGAAACTGCACAGAGGCGAGAAGCCGCATGCCTgcccggagtgcgggaaatgttttgcgcGGAAATCGGACGTTGTCCTACATCGaagaactcacacgggggagagGCCTTATTCCTGTACCGAGTGCAGGAAACGTTTTTCATGCAAGTCCAGTCTTATCCTACATCGGAGGActcacacgggcgagaagccgtattcctgttctgagtgtggaaaatgcTTTGCGCAGAGACCAGAACTTGTAAggcatcagaaatctcacacaatggagaagccgttttcctgcccCCAGTGTGGGGAATGTTTTTCATGGAAGGCTTGTCTTACCAAACATCAGAAAACCCACACAGGAGGGTATTAA
- the LOC141104864 gene encoding uncharacterized protein isoform X2 → MEEFSGDMDFPIETPNNRNPPERCPRPLYSRDSTQEDHTIPHHHQGEDLMNMKVEDEVEETYVRDDQQYTEEAGMTRTFIEEDTPTEISTGCKMEDEDITGDCGGEKTMSSTMDGGLHSVDRPWNPSDSEQPRTVRDGAGIQGEETFSCSECGGSFSSELSLFVHQRSHTGESLHSGSECGKCFLHKSKLDLLSHMGEKPYSCLECGKYMQKSDQTSHTGEKPYSCPECGKLFSEKSNFTRHQRLHTGKKMHACFKCGKCFPQRSDLVIHQRSHASERPYCCPECGKGFSKKSSLNTHRRYHTGERLCSCPECGKCFSQKSKLYIHQRTHTGEKPYSCSECGKCFSQKSHLNKHQISHRGDKSFSCLECGKRYSRESALVIHRRSHTGEKPFSCPECGKCFPRKSCLTRHLRNHTTLKVY, encoded by the exons atggaggagttttcagGAGATATGGATTTCCCAATTGAGACACCCAataacagaaacccaccagagagatgtccccgtcctctgtattcccgggattccacacaggaagatcacaccatcccccaccatcatcag ggtgaagatctgatgaacatgaaagttgaggatgaagtagaagagacgtatgtgagggatgatcagcaatatacagaggaggctggaatgacgaggacattcatagaggaggacactcctacagagatcagcacag gttgtaaaatggaagatgaggacatcacaggagattgtggaggagaaaagacaatgagctccactatggatggtggacttcacagtgtggatagaccatggaatccctctgactctgagcaacctcgtactgtgagggatggtgccgggaTTCAGGGGGAGGAGACATTTTCCTGTTCGGAATGTGGGGGGAGTTTTAGCTCTGAATTAAGTCTTtttgtacatcagagatctcacacgggtgaaaGCCTTCATTCtggttctgagtgcgggaaatgttttcttcATAAATCAAAACTTGACCTACTTTCTCACATGGGGGAAAAACCATATTCGTGCCTTGAGTGtggaaaatatatgcaaaaatcagATCAAacatctcacacaggggagaagccgtactcCTGCCCTGAATGTGGCAAATTATTTTCAGAGAAGTCCAACTTTACCAGACATCAGAGATTACACACTGGAAAGAAGATGCATGCTTGCTtcaagtgcgggaaatgttttccacAGAGATCAGACCTTGttatacatcaaagatctcacGCAAGCGAAAGGCCATATTgttgccctgagtgcgggaaaggtttttcaAAGAAGTCCTCTCTTAACACGCATCGTAGATATCACACCGGAGAGAGGCTCtgttcctgccctgagtgcgggaaatgtttttcgcagAAGTCCAAGCTTTATATACATCAGAggactcacacgggtgagaagccgtattcctgttcagagtgcgggaaatgtttttcacagaagtcccaccTTAATAAACATCAAATAAGCCACAGGGGAGATAAGTCATTTTcatgccttgagtgcgggaaacgttATTCAAGGGAATCAGCCCTCGTTATACATCGAAGatcccacacaggggagaagccgttttcctgtcctgagtgcggcaaATGTTTCCCACGAAAGTCTTGTCTTACCAGACATCTGAGAAACCACACCACCCTCAAGGTGTATtag